Proteins from one Candidatus Saccharimonadales bacterium genomic window:
- the rplK gene encoding 50S ribosomal protein L11, whose amino-acid sequence MAKKIIGNLKLRIPAGRATAGPPVGSTLGQWGLNMMDFINPFNEGTKADMGKDVIVHLQVFEDRTFTWKSLGQPVDDMIREAVGIKKGSGKPHSEKVGKITRAQLETIAEAKKDQLNANDMDARVKVIAGTARSMGVEVEG is encoded by the coding sequence ATGGCTAAAAAGATTATTGGTAATCTAAAACTACGCATCCCAGCTGGACGCGCGACAGCAGGCCCTCCTGTTGGTTCAACTCTTGGTCAATGGGGTCTTAACATGATGGACTTTATTAATCCTTTCAACGAAGGAACTAAAGCTGATATGGGTAAGGATGTTATCGTTCACCTTCAGGTGTTTGAAGACCGAACATTTACATGGAAGTCACTTGGACAGCCTGTTGATGATATGATCCGTGAAGCAGTTGGTATCAAAAAAGGCTCAGGTAAACCACACTCTGAAAAAGTTGGAAAAATTACCCGTGCGCAACTTGAAACTATCGCTGAAGCAAAAAAAGATCAACTGAACGCAAATGACATGGATGCTCGTGTCAAGGTTATTGCAGGTACAGCCCGATCTATGGGCGTAGAAGTAGAAGGCTAA